A stretch of the Candidatus Paceibacterota bacterium genome encodes the following:
- a CDS encoding tRNA (adenosine(37)-N6)-threonylcarbamoyltransferase complex ATPase subunit type 1 TsaE: protein MIKGHEYTIDSLNALDDFVAHEFLPFLTPSDDGATVIALTGDLGSGKTAFVKSVAKQFGITDHIVSPTFIIAKFYPLPGSEKPEELFENAQEERAHPHFHELVHIDAYRMEDPKEAEVLRLPELLNDERKIIFIEWPEQLGAELPKGNITLQFKFVDETTRTITQTN, encoded by the coding sequence ATGATAAAAGGCCATGAATATACCATTGATTCACTCAATGCACTCGACGACTTTGTTGCTCATGAATTCCTCCCCTTTCTCACCCCAAGCGACGATGGCGCAACAGTAATCGCACTCACCGGAGATCTCGGCTCAGGAAAAACTGCATTCGTGAAGTCTGTTGCAAAACAATTCGGGATTACTGACCACATCGTTTCCCCCACATTCATTATCGCAAAATTCTATCCACTTCCTGGATCCGAGAAACCCGAAGAACTCTTCGAAAATGCCCAAGAAGAACGTGCGCATCCACATTTCCATGAACTCGTGCATATTGATGCCTACCGCATGGAGGATCCGAAGGAAGCAGAAGTACTCAGACTCCCTGAGCTTCTCAATGATGAACGTAAGATCATCTTCATTGAGTGGCCCGAGCAGCTTGGTGCTGAACTCCCAAAGGGAAATATCACCCTACAATTCAAGTTTGTCGATGAAACGACACGCACTATCACACAAACAAACTAA
- a CDS encoding glycosyl hydrolase family 18 protein has translation MISMTTQIITLLLAAVVGIPGANLASQLNITTSLPESRVAQVVPLRTLTLHGWVPFWAKEGGVKEVQMHRESFTTISPFSFEVNPDGTLFDRFSGDRGLWGQLSTSTHGVRIKVVPTIAWFNPEQIDLTLGSSTLRKAHIAMILAAVKNEKYDGIDIDYEGKWLRTRDAYSLFIKELSIALAKEQKILQCTVEARTPAEDRLWQLPRGMSHASDYATLNKYCDSVRIMAYDQRDDDQTLVFENGDVFYRPVADNAWVEKTIKEAIYEIDRKKLVLGIPTYGNVYSAKKNGAHTTYTHVGALNYGDAVKRARQYNTTPLRNAAGELQFGYKKDNVQYFITFTDAVAVKKKLLLAERYGLYGVAIFKIDGGMDQRIWSEIRQYI, from the coding sequence ATGATAAGTATGACGACGCAGATCATCACCCTACTACTTGCTGCAGTTGTGGGAATTCCTGGAGCAAATTTGGCTTCTCAACTAAATATCACCACGTCCTTGCCCGAAAGCAGAGTCGCGCAGGTTGTTCCTTTGCGTACGCTTACTTTGCATGGCTGGGTACCTTTCTGGGCGAAGGAAGGTGGTGTAAAGGAGGTGCAGATGCATCGCGAGTCATTTACAACAATTAGCCCTTTTTCGTTCGAGGTGAACCCAGATGGAACATTATTTGATAGGTTCTCAGGCGATCGTGGCTTGTGGGGGCAATTGAGTACGAGCACCCACGGAGTAAGGATAAAGGTGGTGCCCACTATTGCCTGGTTTAATCCAGAGCAGATTGATCTAACACTCGGGAGTAGCACGCTCCGAAAGGCACACATTGCGATGATACTTGCAGCAGTAAAAAATGAAAAATATGATGGAATTGATATCGATTATGAAGGTAAATGGTTGCGCACACGAGATGCGTATTCCTTGTTCATAAAAGAGTTATCTATCGCACTCGCTAAAGAACAGAAGATTTTGCAGTGTACGGTTGAGGCGCGCACACCTGCTGAAGATCGTTTGTGGCAGCTTCCTCGCGGTATGTCTCACGCAAGTGATTATGCTACGCTCAATAAATACTGTGATTCGGTGCGAATTATGGCATATGATCAAAGAGATGATGATCAAACACTTGTATTTGAGAATGGAGATGTTTTCTATCGACCAGTTGCAGACAACGCTTGGGTAGAAAAAACAATCAAGGAGGCTATTTATGAAATTGACCGCAAGAAACTTGTTCTTGGTATACCAACATACGGAAATGTATATTCTGCAAAAAAGAATGGAGCACATACAACGTATACACATGTTGGTGCCTTGAATTATGGTGATGCGGTAAAACGAGCGAGACAATACAATACAACACCACTACGCAATGCAGCGGGTGAGCTTCAGTTTGGTTATAAAAAAGATAATGTACAGTATTTCATTACTTTTACCGATGCCGTTGCGGTGAAAAAGAAGTTGTTACTTGCTGAGCGTTATGGTCTTTATGGTGTGGCAATCTTCAAGATTGATGGAGGAATGGATCAACGTATTTGGAGTGAAATAAGGCAATACATATAA
- a CDS encoding fibronectin type III domain-containing protein, producing MQKIIYLISIFSLVLPATVFAAGSLSVETKPVVQITYNSAQISADITAGDTPDNVYWFEWGVSGSVEDTVFKSPERTVGTRYTRTGTYTLRGLAPSTQYFYRVVAENQKDHIAGKTIYFTTKSYDVPAEAIVIAQTRGVTSLKDIGVTMHGYVAPHNGAARYWFEWGTDKNVGALTSDHAANRDGGEVKTELHGLTPGTTYYYRIAAENDRGIVRGSIKSFKTTGVKPVVEEKKNQTAGAVDTKTNATRSASSGSNGGLFGSFGGSSDTNTTKKDTTDTKVSGSDLSGSVGSTVKDVTVSVKAVGKAGTHQTIEYKLAYAYNRIDAAKKAQFEVVLPSTLIYIGDSTANELLVKEGKDGSRTYVLPIGAIKKGDARSFSIVTMTTADAKGIPSVNAKLIFTTKNNEQMVAGVAAAKSGSLFSNSSSNKTTSSGTFPTTMIMWLIILNVAIASVIGAIRAKEWYIATQARLKEAEEKAKAAALSIKADLASKQTAPVMVVVPQMQPESPVIHQFEQELDSVKGEEVEEFGLPGAYTVSS from the coding sequence ATGCAAAAGATAATCTACCTTATCTCAATATTCTCTCTCGTGCTTCCTGCCACCGTCTTTGCGGCTGGTTCACTTTCTGTGGAAACGAAGCCTGTAGTGCAAATCACGTACAATAGTGCGCAGATTTCAGCTGACATCACTGCTGGTGATACTCCTGACAATGTGTATTGGTTTGAATGGGGTGTTTCGGGTAGTGTTGAAGACACTGTCTTTAAGTCACCTGAGCGCACCGTTGGTACACGTTATACACGTACGGGCACCTATACGCTCCGCGGCCTTGCTCCTTCAACACAGTATTTCTATCGTGTTGTTGCAGAGAACCAGAAGGACCATATTGCAGGTAAGACAATATATTTTACTACAAAGTCATATGATGTTCCGGCTGAAGCGATTGTTATCGCACAGACAAGGGGCGTGACTTCGCTTAAGGATATTGGTGTGACCATGCACGGATATGTCGCTCCTCATAATGGTGCTGCACGTTATTGGTTTGAGTGGGGAACAGATAAGAATGTCGGTGCACTTACTTCAGATCACGCAGCAAATCGTGATGGTGGTGAAGTGAAGACAGAGCTCCACGGTCTTACCCCGGGTACTACGTATTACTATCGTATTGCTGCAGAAAATGATCGAGGAATCGTACGTGGTTCAATCAAGAGCTTCAAGACCACGGGAGTAAAGCCTGTCGTGGAAGAGAAGAAGAACCAGACCGCAGGAGCAGTGGATACAAAGACAAATGCAACACGTAGTGCAAGTTCAGGATCAAATGGTGGCCTTTTTGGGTCATTCGGCGGATCTTCAGATACAAACACAACAAAAAAGGATACCACCGATACAAAGGTTTCAGGTAGTGATCTCTCTGGTAGCGTTGGCTCTACAGTGAAGGATGTTACGGTCTCCGTGAAGGCTGTAGGCAAGGCGGGCACACACCAGACTATCGAGTATAAGCTCGCCTATGCATATAACCGCATCGATGCGGCGAAGAAGGCGCAGTTTGAGGTGGTGCTCCCAAGCACACTCATTTATATCGGCGATTCTACTGCTAACGAGTTGCTCGTGAAGGAAGGAAAAGATGGTTCACGTACGTACGTGCTCCCGATTGGTGCAATCAAGAAGGGTGATGCGCGTTCATTCAGTATTGTCACTATGACAACTGCGGATGCAAAGGGTATTCCTTCAGTAAATGCAAAGCTCATCTTCACGACAAAGAATAATGAACAGATGGTTGCCGGTGTTGCAGCAGCAAAGTCTGGATCACTCTTTAGTAACTCATCTTCAAACAAGACTACATCATCAGGAACATTTCCTACTACGATGATTATGTGGCTTATCATCCTCAATGTTGCGATTGCAAGTGTTATTGGTGCAATTCGTGCAAAGGAGTGGTACATTGCTACGCAGGCTCGTCTTAAAGAGGCAGAGGAAAAAGCAAAGGCCGCCGCACTTTCTATCAAGGCTGATCTCGCTAGTAAGCAGACCGCACCCGTTATGGTTGTAGTCCCACAGATGCAGCCCGAAAGCCCGGTCATTCATCAGTTCGAGCAGGAGCTCGACTCAGTGAAGGGTGAAGAAGTTGAAGAATTTGGTTTGCCGGGAGCGTATACTGTATCCTCATAA
- a CDS encoding tRNA uridine(34) 5-carboxymethylaminomethyl modification radical SAM/GNAT enzyme Elp3, whose protein sequence is MGIFEELKTEADVVRLKKRIARDPLLREQLAAVRGKALYTKGGSRRIDAFMMPSTAELRQLYEYLVRDGVESANPLVDQLLRKMRTKSNSGVAVVSILTKPYACPGRCTYCPNDVRMPKSYLADEPAAARALANEFDAYRQVTTRLAALVANGHPVDKIEMIVIGGTWSFYHPVYQEEFLIGAYRACNDWATGNDSRTEQYEDMRAYITLLQSRNETAHARVIGLSIETRPDYITDFEIARMRMLGVTKVEMGVQHLDDAVLQKTKRDMKIERVITATERLRDAGFKLVYHMMPNLPGSTPERDVSMFADLFSGKDFQPDMLKIYPCMVLKTTELYDEYLRGEFRPYTDGELAKVLIGAKKAVPHYVRIQRVVRDIPAGHIEAGSKISNLREVIAQDMHEHGWYCKCIRCREVRESEVCADDYELIERGFETTHGKEYFLSFEKDDPLGGKLASFTRLRIPNDFGSAPLPELLGAALIRELHTYGQHTRVGAEGTQSQHVGFGRRLIARAEEIAREHGAKKLAIIAGVGVRKYYEKLGYYLEGTYMVKEL, encoded by the coding sequence ATGGGGATTTTTGAAGAACTTAAGACAGAAGCTGATGTTGTGCGTCTCAAGAAGCGTATAGCACGTGATCCTCTGCTTCGTGAACAGCTTGCTGCGGTGCGGGGGAAAGCCTTGTATACCAAAGGGGGATCGCGCCGCATTGATGCATTTATGATGCCCTCGACTGCGGAACTGCGGCAGCTTTATGAGTATCTTGTGCGTGATGGGGTAGAGTCAGCAAATCCACTCGTGGACCAGTTGCTTCGCAAGATGCGCACAAAGTCGAATTCTGGTGTAGCGGTCGTATCAATTCTCACTAAACCTTATGCATGTCCAGGACGTTGCACGTATTGCCCGAATGATGTTCGTATGCCAAAGAGCTATTTGGCGGATGAGCCTGCGGCGGCCAGGGCCTTGGCTAATGAATTTGATGCATATCGGCAAGTGACGACACGTCTTGCTGCACTTGTTGCTAATGGGCACCCCGTCGACAAGATTGAAATGATTGTCATCGGGGGAACCTGGAGCTTTTATCATCCGGTATATCAGGAAGAATTTCTCATTGGAGCATACCGCGCCTGCAATGATTGGGCGACGGGAAATGATTCACGTACCGAACAATATGAAGATATGCGTGCGTATATCACCTTATTGCAATCTCGTAATGAAACAGCGCATGCCCGTGTCATCGGACTTTCGATAGAGACGAGGCCAGATTATATTACAGACTTCGAGATTGCGCGTATGCGCATGCTTGGAGTGACGAAAGTCGAGATGGGGGTACAGCATCTTGATGATGCGGTACTTCAAAAGACTAAACGTGATATGAAGATAGAGCGTGTTATCACTGCAACTGAGCGGCTTCGTGATGCGGGTTTTAAGTTGGTGTATCATATGATGCCAAATCTTCCTGGCTCAACCCCTGAGCGCGATGTTTCAATGTTTGCCGACCTATTTAGCGGCAAGGACTTTCAGCCTGACATGCTGAAGATCTATCCGTGCATGGTACTCAAAACCACCGAGCTGTATGACGAATACCTGCGAGGAGAGTTTCGTCCGTATACCGATGGGGAGCTCGCGAAGGTGCTCATTGGTGCAAAGAAAGCTGTACCACATTATGTACGCATACAGCGCGTGGTTCGTGATATTCCTGCAGGACATATCGAAGCGGGGAGCAAGATCTCGAACCTTCGTGAGGTTATCGCGCAGGATATGCATGAGCACGGATGGTACTGCAAATGCATTCGCTGCCGCGAGGTGCGCGAGTCGGAAGTATGCGCAGATGATTACGAACTAATAGAACGTGGTTTTGAAACGACGCATGGAAAGGAGTATTTTCTCTCTTTCGAAAAAGATGATCCGTTGGGTGGGAAGCTTGCGTCGTTTACACGTCTGCGTATCCCGAATGATTTCGGTAGTGCACCGCTTCCTGAACTGCTTGGTGCAGCACTCATTCGTGAACTCCATACGTATGGACAGCATACTCGTGTGGGGGCAGAGGGAACCCAGTCACAACATGTAGGATTTGGGCGACGGTTAATTGCGCGCGCAGAAGAAATCGCACGTGAACATGGTGCAAAGAAACTCGCAATCATTGCTGGCGTAGGTGTACGCAAATACTACGAGAAGTTAGGCTATTATCTCGAAGGTACCTATATGGTAAAAGAATTATGA
- a CDS encoding DNA polymerase gives MKKTGKKRLVLFDAHALIHRAYHALPDMSTKQGEPTGGLYGLLTMLIRAIGDYRPDYIAACYDLPGKTFRHVEYADYKGTRVKADDELKAQLQRSRDVFAALHIPIYDAPGFEGDDMLGTIVEQTKDIKDLEVVIVTGDADSLQLVDGERVRVFTLRKGLSDVVVYDAAAVKERYGFVPALLPDYKGFCGDTSDNIPGVDGIGEKTASDIVSRFGSVEDIYARLEKDEEGMLKEGLKPRTIKLLKEGADNAVFSKMLATIRRDAPIKYELPKDTWIDAFTVDKALALFQELEFRTLGARLKALAAEVKGVPVEKEAIVIPAPFDDEPHDAVLLRKAQIAYWLIDSEKGGATKETICSYTNTTSLIAAMEKLEIELKKLDLKKLYEEIELPLIPIIQELESRGIMLDKDHLAKLSKEYHTKIERIRKTIYTLSGEEFNINSPKQLGVVLFEKLGISEKGIRKTAGGGARSTKESELEKMKDAHPVIEKILEYREIQKVLTTYIDALPPLADEQNRVHTKLHQDGTVTGRFSSTDPNLQNIPVRDGYGELIRDAFIAPRGKLLLAFDYSQIELRVLAMLSGDKHLRDIFESGADIHAAVASRVFNVPEDKVSDMQRRRAKTINFGILYGMGVSALATSLGVPRSEAQEFHDQYFAAFPTIRAYLENVLKEATKLGYTTTMFGRRRPFQNLKSKIPFVKAMAERMAMNAPLQGTAADLVKKAMIAVDTAIKAAGLEKEIQLLLQVHDELIFEVVDKPEVVKRAKEIIKEAMEGVHRNTPGASIPLLVTCASGQRWGSLTKK, from the coding sequence ATGAAGAAAACAGGGAAAAAGCGTTTAGTGCTCTTTGACGCACACGCACTTATTCATCGCGCGTATCATGCACTCCCTGATATGTCGACCAAGCAAGGAGAACCAACAGGGGGACTCTATGGACTCCTCACGATGCTCATTCGTGCAATCGGTGATTACCGTCCAGATTACATCGCCGCATGTTATGATCTTCCCGGTAAAACTTTTCGTCATGTTGAGTATGCTGATTATAAAGGCACGCGTGTAAAAGCAGACGATGAACTCAAGGCGCAACTTCAGCGCTCTCGAGATGTTTTTGCGGCGCTCCATATCCCAATTTATGATGCACCGGGCTTCGAGGGTGATGATATGCTCGGTACGATTGTCGAGCAAACAAAAGATATCAAAGACCTTGAAGTTGTTATTGTAACTGGAGATGCTGATTCATTACAGCTCGTCGATGGCGAGCGCGTGCGCGTATTCACACTACGCAAGGGACTCTCTGATGTTGTCGTATATGATGCCGCTGCGGTCAAAGAACGATATGGTTTTGTGCCTGCACTCTTGCCTGACTATAAGGGATTTTGTGGTGACACATCGGATAACATTCCCGGTGTTGATGGTATTGGTGAGAAGACTGCGTCGGATATCGTTTCACGATTTGGTTCAGTAGAGGATATATATGCTCGACTTGAAAAGGACGAAGAGGGAATGCTCAAGGAAGGTCTGAAGCCGCGTACCATTAAACTCCTCAAGGAGGGGGCGGATAATGCAGTATTTTCAAAGATGCTTGCAACAATTCGTCGTGATGCGCCAATCAAATATGAATTACCTAAGGATACCTGGATCGATGCATTTACGGTCGACAAAGCACTTGCACTTTTCCAAGAACTTGAATTTCGTACATTGGGGGCACGTCTTAAGGCGCTTGCTGCTGAGGTAAAAGGGGTTCCTGTAGAAAAAGAGGCGATAGTCATTCCGGCGCCTTTTGATGATGAGCCGCATGATGCTGTACTGTTACGTAAGGCGCAAATCGCCTATTGGCTTATTGATTCTGAGAAGGGTGGCGCAACAAAGGAGACCATCTGTAGCTACACGAACACAACATCACTTATTGCCGCCATGGAAAAACTTGAGATAGAGCTTAAGAAGCTCGATCTCAAAAAACTCTATGAGGAGATAGAGCTTCCGCTTATACCTATCATTCAAGAACTTGAGTCGCGTGGTATTATGCTCGACAAGGATCACTTAGCGAAATTATCGAAAGAATATCACACGAAGATTGAGCGTATTCGTAAGACAATCTATACGCTTTCGGGTGAGGAGTTCAATATTAATTCGCCAAAGCAGCTTGGAGTTGTCTTGTTCGAGAAGCTCGGGATTTCCGAGAAGGGGATTCGTAAGACTGCAGGAGGTGGCGCGCGCTCTACGAAAGAATCTGAGCTTGAGAAAATGAAAGATGCACATCCCGTTATTGAGAAGATTCTTGAATATCGCGAGATCCAAAAAGTACTCACGACCTATATCGATGCGCTACCACCACTCGCTGATGAGCAGAATCGTGTGCATACGAAGTTGCATCAAGACGGAACAGTCACTGGTCGCTTCTCATCGACTGATCCAAATCTCCAAAATATTCCCGTGCGCGATGGATATGGGGAGTTGATTCGCGACGCATTCATCGCACCAAGAGGGAAGCTCTTACTCGCATTCGATTACTCACAGATTGAGCTTCGTGTACTTGCGATGCTTTCTGGAGATAAACATCTTCGCGATATATTTGAAAGTGGGGCGGACATCCATGCTGCTGTTGCATCTCGTGTATTCAATGTGCCAGAGGATAAGGTGAGTGATATGCAGCGCAGACGCGCGAAGACCATTAACTTCGGAATCCTCTATGGCATGGGAGTGTCTGCACTCGCCACATCACTCGGTGTTCCGCGCAGTGAGGCACAGGAATTTCACGATCAGTACTTCGCAGCATTCCCAACCATTCGTGCATATCTCGAGAATGTACTCAAGGAAGCGACGAAGTTGGGGTATACCACAACAATGTTTGGACGAAGGCGCCCATTCCAAAACCTGAAGTCGAAGATCCCATTCGTTAAAGCGATGGCGGAGCGTATGGCCATGAATGCGCCACTCCAGGGTACTGCCGCAGATCTTGTGAAGAAAGCGATGATTGCTGTTGATACTGCAATTAAGGCCGCTGGGCTTGAAAAGGAGATACAGCTCTTGCTCCAAGTACATGACGAGCTGATCTTCGAAGTCGTTGATAAGCCTGAGGTGGTGAAGCGTGCAAAGGAGATCATTAAGGAGGCGATGGAGGGAGTGCATCGTAACACCCCCGGCGCATCAATACCTTTACTTGTTACGTGTGCCAGTGGTCAGCGCTGGGGCTCACTCACTAAGAAATAA
- a CDS encoding TrmH family RNA methyltransferase, whose product MEKAQDEIWVLLHNIRSAHNVGSMFRTGDAIGVTRFLLSGFTPTPLDRFKRPVKEIAKTALGAELSIPWEQGDSALDFVAQAKASGFTVVGVEQDVRAVDYKTYVPKAKTLIVMGEEVNGIEEALRNVCDVFIELPMKGDKESLNVSVAFGITMYRLFDR is encoded by the coding sequence ATGGAGAAGGCGCAAGATGAAATATGGGTGCTTTTGCACAACATCCGTTCCGCACATAATGTGGGAAGTATGTTTCGCACCGGTGACGCAATTGGGGTGACTCGTTTTTTGCTTTCCGGATTCACTCCTACACCACTCGATCGTTTCAAGCGCCCGGTGAAGGAGATCGCGAAAACCGCGCTAGGTGCTGAGCTTTCGATTCCTTGGGAGCAGGGTGACTCAGCGCTTGATTTTGTTGCGCAAGCGAAAGCAAGTGGTTTCACGGTCGTGGGTGTAGAACAAGATGTTCGTGCTGTTGACTATAAGACTTATGTACCCAAAGCAAAGACACTTATTGTTATGGGTGAGGAGGTGAATGGTATCGAAGAGGCACTGCGTAATGTATGCGACGTATTCATTGAACTCCCCATGAAGGGTGACAAGGAATCACTGAATGTCTCAGTTGCTTTTGGAATTACTATGTATCGACTTTTTGACCGATAA
- a CDS encoding glycosyl hydrolase family 18 protein → MKRALLSLIILFSLPSLAFAATTKTAAPKFSFQAWVAYWDKASSTALASTYVNQLDELSPFSFTVESDGTIIDSMYLLKDPWPALYKAAATSKKKTKIIPSIAWFKGNEIHATLNDRVKRTAHVLDIIGLVTRNNFDGIDIDYEGKILESRDGFSAFVKELGVGLHAKKKLLVCTIEARTPYTDRKPNATDKPQYVNDYKVLAKYCDEVRLMTYDQQDDDRTLVSAKSKYAFYTPVADPDWVAKVVNLAAKEIPKNKLVVGIPTYGTIFKISIDKGGKQHINKMRSITYAEALKLASDKGIYPARGSSGERTFHYTKDGVEYSASFQDAESIRIKIANAKKLGVKGVALFKIDGKADQDFWKYIK, encoded by the coding sequence ATGAAACGCGCACTTCTTTCACTTATCATACTTTTTTCTCTCCCCTCGCTTGCTTTTGCAGCAACAACAAAGACGGCTGCACCAAAGTTTTCCTTCCAAGCATGGGTTGCCTATTGGGATAAAGCCTCGAGTACCGCACTCGCAAGCACATACGTAAATCAGCTCGACGAGTTGAGTCCTTTTAGTTTCACCGTAGAATCTGATGGAACAATCATCGATAGCATGTACCTCCTTAAGGACCCTTGGCCAGCACTCTACAAGGCAGCTGCGACATCAAAAAAGAAGACGAAAATCATTCCATCGATTGCCTGGTTCAAGGGAAACGAAATCCACGCAACACTGAATGACAGGGTGAAGCGCACTGCGCACGTCCTCGACATCATTGGACTGGTCACGCGCAACAATTTCGATGGCATCGATATTGACTATGAAGGCAAGATCCTTGAATCTCGAGACGGCTTCAGTGCCTTCGTAAAGGAGCTCGGCGTTGGACTCCATGCAAAGAAAAAACTTCTTGTGTGTACGATTGAGGCACGTACTCCTTATACCGACCGAAAACCGAATGCAACCGATAAGCCACAGTATGTGAACGATTACAAGGTCCTCGCGAAGTATTGTGATGAGGTTCGTCTTATGACCTATGACCAGCAAGACGACGACCGCACACTTGTGAGCGCGAAAAGTAAATACGCCTTCTATACACCAGTTGCAGATCCTGACTGGGTTGCAAAGGTCGTCAATCTCGCAGCAAAGGAAATCCCAAAGAATAAGCTTGTGGTCGGTATCCCCACCTACGGCACTATCTTCAAAATTTCCATAGATAAGGGCGGAAAGCAGCATATCAATAAAATGCGCTCGATCACCTATGCAGAAGCGCTCAAACTCGCTTCTGATAAAGGTATCTACCCGGCGCGTGGTTCTTCAGGAGAACGCACCTTCCATTACACTAAAGATGGAGTGGAATATTCCGCATCATTCCAAGACGCAGAGTCCATTCGCATAAAGATCGCGAATGCGAAAAAACTTGGAGTAAAAGGTGTAGCGCTTTTCAAAATAGACGGCAAAGCAGATCAAGATTTTTGGAAATATATAAAATAG
- a CDS encoding GspE/PulE family protein, with product MGIDPIIEHREREAEDLAQILAERYKLGYVNLNAIIIKNTALHLIDEETARRARVVIFDLDGHTAHIAAQTPNNPELQGIIAFLKTHGLDSEIFLASEFAITKALEVYKETQHTTATTGGALGISEETVRKYSSVVKQIKDVTGALEEIKKQNSPHATSQIAEIVMGCAVALGISDIHIEPEEFSVRIRYRLDGILYDVANISSEAYRKMLARLKLMSGIKLNVTAEAQDGRFTIHLGDTNIEVRVSIVPSTYNQSIVMRLLNPKSINVPLEALGMDEVFYKIMLEEISKPNGMIVTTGPTGSGKTTTLYATLKKLLDPEIKIITIEDPVEYHVTGIAQTQIDHSKGYDFAAGLRAAVRQDPDVVMVGEIRDNETASVAVEAALTGHLVLSTLHTNSAAGAIPRFIDIGVNPKILPSSLNFMIGQRLVRKLCPNCKEAYVPEGYEAEALAREIPEITKYRPDLKYSGQLYRPKGCEVCSGIGFKGRISIYEGIRMDRAIEAIIAKNPSEHEIVEAAKPQGLLSMRQDGIVKAINGVTALSEVADAVGLIDSR from the coding sequence ATGGGTATTGATCCAATTATTGAACACCGTGAGCGCGAAGCTGAGGACCTCGCGCAGATTTTGGCTGAACGCTACAAACTTGGCTATGTGAATCTCAACGCTATCATTATTAAGAACACCGCCCTTCATCTCATTGACGAAGAGACTGCGCGTCGTGCGCGTGTTGTTATTTTTGACCTCGATGGGCATACAGCACATATCGCCGCACAGACACCGAATAACCCTGAGCTCCAGGGCATTATTGCATTTTTAAAGACCCACGGTCTTGATTCAGAAATTTTTCTTGCTTCAGAGTTTGCGATTACAAAAGCCCTTGAGGTATATAAAGAAACTCAACATACGACTGCGACAACAGGTGGAGCGCTCGGTATTTCTGAAGAGACGGTCCGAAAATATTCTAGTGTGGTCAAGCAGATCAAGGATGTGACCGGAGCGCTTGAGGAGATAAAGAAGCAGAATAGTCCACACGCAACTTCGCAAATCGCAGAGATTGTTATGGGCTGTGCTGTTGCATTGGGGATATCGGATATTCATATCGAACCCGAAGAGTTTTCGGTGCGTATTCGTTATCGACTTGATGGCATACTTTATGATGTTGCAAACATCAGTAGTGAGGCATACAGGAAAATGCTCGCACGATTGAAGTTGATGTCGGGTATTAAGCTCAATGTTACTGCAGAGGCACAAGATGGACGATTCACTATTCATCTCGGAGATACCAATATTGAAGTGCGTGTCTCAATCGTGCCCTCAACATACAATCAGTCAATCGTGATGCGACTCCTTAATCCTAAATCCATTAATGTTCCGCTTGAGGCGCTTGGAATGGATGAGGTCTTTTACAAGATCATGCTTGAAGAGATCAGTAAGCCTAATGGTATGATCGTGACAACTGGGCCAACAGGTTCCGGTAAGACAACGACGCTGTATGCGACACTGAAGAAGTTGCTTGATCCTGAGATAAAAATAATAACAATTGAGGATCCTGTCGAGTATCACGTTACCGGTATCGCTCAAACGCAGATTGATCATAGTAAGGGTTACGATTTCGCAGCCGGGCTTCGTGCTGCAGTGCGTCAAGATCCTGATGTTGTGATGGTTGGAGAAATTCGTGACAATGAAACCGCAAGCGTAGCCGTAGAGGCAGCACTTACGGGACATCTCGTACTTTCGACACTCCATACAAATTCTGCTGCGGGAGCTATTCCACGCTTCATTGATATTGGAGTGAATCCAAAAATTCTTCCCTCATCGCTTAACTTTATGATTGGACAGCGTCTCGTGCGTAAGCTTTGCCCAAATTGTAAAGAGGCGTATGTTCCTGAGGGTTATGAAGCAGAAGCACTTGCGCGAGAGATTCCTGAGATTACGAAGTATCGTCCAGATTTAAAATATTCTGGACAACTCTACCGTCCAAAAGGCTGTGAGGTTTGCAGTGGTATTGGATTCAAGGGGCGCATATCGATTTACGAAGGAATCCGTATGGATCGCGCAATTGAAGCGATTATTGCAAAAAATCCATCAGAGCATGAGATTGTTGAGGCCGCAAAGCCACAGGGGCTACTCTCTATGAGACAGGATGGAATCGTAAAGGCTATAAATGGGGTTACTGCGCTCAGCGAGGTCGCTGACGCAGTGGGGCTTATAGACTCTAGGTAA